The following are encoded together in the Anopheles nili chromosome 3, idAnoNiliSN_F5_01, whole genome shotgun sequence genome:
- the LOC128722932 gene encoding dolichyl-diphosphooligosaccharide--protein glycosyltransferase subunit 1, giving the protein MEKLTFFLYVVATVVAGAFVHAAIDMEIENRAVDRTIDLTSQLVKISYKITLEHKSKQPISSYLFLVPEADRDRLAFISAKDASKKELKLTETTTPKGVTFSMTLPAGASSPVVYIETVFTKSLKPFPSAIAQTDRQLVQYFGNVYFYSPYPTVTQKTTVHLSSRNVESFTQFKPSAQADSTISYGPYDNVAAFSHEAMTVHFENYTPFLTVTRLERTIELSHWGNIAVEETLDIVHSGATLKGAFSRYDYQKDTRSNQPSVKSYKTLLPASATGVYYRDTNGNISTSALRTLKDAVELDLRPRFPLFGGWRTHYTLGYNVPSFEYLFQNGDNFLLKMRVVDHIFDDMVVDEVVTKIILPEGVNNIKLIAPYSIQRQPDSLHYTYLDTFGRPVVTFSKRNVVENHINDFNLKYNFSRVMMLQEPLLVVGFLYVLFVFVIIWMRLDFSIIKEKEPHQHKD; this is encoded by the exons atggaaaaattgaCGTTTTTCCTCTACGTTGTGGCCACCGTGGTTGCTGGTGCGTTCGTCCACGCGGCAATTGatatggaaattgaaaatagaGCCGTCGATCGAACGATAGATCTGACGTCGCAGTTGGTGAAGATTTCCTACAAAATAACGCTAGAGCACAAATCGAAGCAGCCCATCAGCAGCTATTTGTTCCTTGTGCCGGAAGCCGATCGCGACCGGCTGGCTTTCATATCGGCGAAGGATGCCTCGAAGAAGGAACTGAAGCTCACGGAGACAACCACTCCGAAGGGCGTAACGTTCAGCATGACTCTGCCGGCCGGTGCCTCCAGTCCCGTCGTGTACATCGAGACCGTGTTCACGAAATCACTAAAACCATTCCCGTCGGCCATCGCACAGACCGACCGTCAACTGGTGCAGTACTTTGGAAATGTTTACTTCTACTCCCCCTACCCAACGGTGACGCAAAAAACGACGGTACATCTGAGTTCCCGGAATGTGGAAAGCTTCACGCAGTTCAAACCCAGCGCCCAAGCCGACAGTACGATCTCCTACGGCCCGTACGATAACGTGGCAG ctttctcTCATGAAGCCATGACAGTCCACTTTGAAAACTACACTCCGTTCTTAACCGTGACCCGGCTGGAACGAACAATCGAGCTATCGCATTGGGGTAACATTGCCGTGGAAGAAACGCTCGATATCGTTCACTCGGGTGCCACGCTAAAGGGTGCTTTCTCCCGCTACGACTATCAGAAGGACACCCGCTCGAATCAACCCAGCGTGAAATCCTACAAAACACTCCTGCCGGCGTCGGCTACCGGAGTTTATTATCGCGATACGAATGGTAACATTTCTACCTCGGCGCTACGTACGCTGAAGGATGCCGTCGAGCTAGATTTGCGTCCTCGGTTTCCCCTGTTTGGCGGTTGGCGCACGCACTACACCCTCGGCTACAATGTGCCGAGTTTTGAGTACCTGTTCCAGAACGGGGACAACTTCCTGCTGAAGATGCGTGTAGTCGATCACATCTTCGACGATATGGTGGTCGATGAGGTTGTGACGAAAATCATTCTACCGGAGGGCGTTAACAACATTAAGCTGATCGCTCCCTACTCGATTCAGAGGCAACCGGATTCGCTGCACTACACGTACCTCGACACTTTCGGACGTCCGGTGGTCACGTTTAGCAAGCGAAATGTGGTCGAAAATCACATCAACGATTTCAATCTCAAGTACAACTTCTCCCGCGTGATGATGTTGCAGGAACCGTTGCTGGTTGTGGGATTCCTGTACGTGCTGTTCGTGTTTGTGATCATTTGGATGAGGCTAGACTTTTCGATTATCAAGGAGAAGGAACCGCATCAGCATAAGGATTAG
- the LOC128725260 gene encoding serine/threonine-protein phosphatase PP2A, which yields MEDKAMLKDLDQWIEQLNECKQLTESQVKILCDKAKEILSKESNVQEVKCPVTVCGDVHGQFHDLMELFRIGGRSPDTNYLFMGDYVDRGYYSVETVTLLVALKVRYRERITILRGNHESRQITQVYGFYDECLRKYGNPNVWKFFTDLFDYLPLTALVDGQIFCLHGGLSPSIDTLDHIRALDRLQEVPHEGPMCDLLWSDPDDRGGWGISPRGAGYTFGQDISELFNHTNGLTLVSRAHQLVMEGYNWCHDRNVVTIFSAPNYCYRCGNQAALMELDDALKFSFLQFDPAPRRGEPHVTRRTPDYFL from the exons ATGGAGGATAAGGCTATGTTAAAAGATTTAGACCAATGGATCGAACAACTAAACGAGTGCAAACAATTGACCGAATCGCAAGTGAAAATTCTCTGTGATAAG GCGAAGGAAATTCTGTCAAAGGAATCTAACGTACAGGAGGTAAAATGCCCGGTTACAGTATGCGGCGACGTGCATGGACAGTTCCACGATCTGATGGAGCTGTTTCGGATAGGTGGACGATCGCCAGATACCAACTATCTGTTTATGGGTGATTATGTCGATCGCGGATATTATTCGGTAGAAACCGTAACGCTGTTGGTGGCACTGAAG GTACGATATCGCGAAAGAATCACTATTCTTCGTGGTAACCACGAGTCAAGACAAATTACGCAAGTGTACGGTTTCTACGACGAATGTCTGCGGAAGTATGGCAATCCGAATGTATGGAAGTTCTTTACGGATTTGTTCGATTATCTGCCGCTGACGGCCCTGGTTGATGGACAGATTTTCTGCTTGCACGGAGGGCTCAGTCCATCGATTGATACGCTTGATCACATTCGAGCACTCGATAGACTTCAGGAGGTACCACACGAAGGTCCCATGTGCGACCTGCTCTGGTCCGATCCGGATGACCGGGGTGGCTGGGGCATATCTCCGCGAGGGGCTGGGTATACATTTGGACAG GACATTTCGGAGCTGTTCAACCACACAAACGGTCTGACACTAGTATCAAGAGCACATCAGTTAGTAATGGAAGGATACAATTGGTGCCACGATCGCAACGTTGTCACAATCTTCTCTGCACCGAACTACTGCTACCGCTGTGGCAATCAGGCAGCATTGATGGAGCTGGACGATGCACTCAAGTTTTCATT CCTACAATTTGATCCAGCACCACGCCGTGGCGAGCCACATGTAACCAGAAGGACGCCCGATTATTTCCTTTAA
- the LOC128725259 gene encoding guanine nucleotide-binding protein subunit beta-like protein — protein sequence MTETLQLRGQLLGHSGWVTQIATNPKYPDMILSSSRDKTLIVWKLTRDELSYGIPQKRLYGHSHFISDVVLSSDGNYALSGSWDKTLRLWDLAAGQSTRRFEDHTKDVLSVAFSVDNRQIVSGSRDKTIKLWNTLAECKYTIQEDGHSDWVSCVRFSPNHTNPIIVSAGWDRVVKVWNLANCKLKIDHLGHNGYLNSVSVSPDGSLCTSGGKDCRAFLWDLNDGKHLHTLEHNEVINALCFSPNRYWLCVAYGPSIKIWDLASKTMVEELKPAKNGDPPQCLSLAWSTDGQTLYAGYSDNIIRVWQVSVSAR from the exons ATGACTGAAACGCTGCAGCTGCGCGGCCAGCTCCTTGGCCATTCCGGATGGGTGACCCAAATCGCCACGAATCCGAAGTACCCGGATATGATTTTGTCTTCGTCCCGTG ACAAGACTCTGATCGTCTGGAAGCTGACTCGGGATGAATTAAGCTATGGCATTCCGCAAAAACGTCTGTATGGACACTCGCATTTCATCTCGGACGTTGTGTTGTCCTCGGACGGCAACTATGCCCTGTCCGGCTCGTGGGATAAAACCCTCCGTCTGTGGGATTTGGCAGCTGGTCAGTCAACCCGTCGTTTTGAAGACCATACCAAG GATGTTCTATCCGTTGCATTCTCGGTAGACAATCGTCAGATCGTGTCAGGATCGCGTGACAAGACGATCAAGCTGTGGAACACCTTGGCCGAATGTAAGTACACCATCCAGGAGGATGGCCATTCCGACTGGGTATCGTGTGTACGATTCTCGCCGAATCACACCAACCCGATTATCGTGTCGGCCGGTTGGGATCGTGTGGTGAAGGTCTGGAATCTGGCTAACTGCAAGCTGAAGATCGATCACCTCGGCCACAATGGATATCTGAACTCGGTGTCCGTTTCACCGGACGGTTCTCTGTGTACGTCGGGCGGCAAGGATTGCCGGGCCTTCCTGTGGGATCTGAACGAcggcaaacatttgcacacTCTGGAGCACAACGAAGTCATTAATGCGCTGTGCTTCTCGCCTAACCGCTATTGGTTGTGCGTGGCCTATGGACCGTCGATCAAGATCTGGGATCTTGCATCCAAGACAATGGTTGAGGAGCTGAAGCCGGCCAAGAACGGTGACCCGCCACAGTGCTTGTCGCTGGCCTGGTCGACCGACGGTCAGACTTTGTACGCTGGCTACTCCGATAACATCATCCGCGTGTGGCAGGTGTCGGTGTCTGCTCGTTAA